A window of Roseburia hominis A2-183 genomic DNA:
CAATATATTTTCTTCCCATTTCCGTTCCTTTTTTGGCAGCATCCTCCTCCGTCGTGATTGCCACTCTGGTAATCGTGATCTCCTGTGGAAGAATCGGATCAACGGATTTCGCAAATCCCATCTGCACCGGTCCGCGTACCTGTCCACAGTTTAAATTTGCTTTCACAAAAGTGGTCATAACTGCTCCGAATGTACGAATATCATAGAAATTCTGACACATAAAGTCACGAACCTTTACGTCCAGCATTGGATCTGTCTTCTTTAAATTCTTAATCTCCTTTTCGTCAATGCCAAGTGACTGGAATGCTCCAAGATCACTGCGGTTTAACGGCACATTGTCCTTGATATAGATTTTATATCCGGTCGTATCCTCCTTGAGTGTCTCCACATAGTTGCGGATCTTTCGCTTCAGGCACACATCTGTCACGAGACCGTAACCCGTTTCCGGATCAATTCTCGGCATATTGCCGGCATCCGGATCTCCATTTGGATTTCCATTCTCCACGTCAAATAGTACTACAAAATCATATCTGTTCCTAATTGCCTCTCCCATCTTAGTTTTCCTCCTTCTTTGTATATCGTTTCTGTGTCTGGCAATAATACCCCAGCTGAAAGGCTCCCTGTTCCGGCAGATTTAAACGCTTTGGGAAACTCTCCCCAATCACTTCCGCAAGTTTCCCAATCTGTCGGTTAAAATAAACTTTGTGTCCTTCGTTTGCCAGTTTCCGCAGATGCTTCTGCGCCAGATTC
This region includes:
- the cas7c gene encoding type I-C CRISPR-associated protein Cas7/Csd2, with amino-acid sequence MGEAIRNRYDFVVLFDVENGNPNGDPDAGNMPRIDPETGYGLVTDVCLKRKIRNYVETLKEDTTGYKIYIKDNVPLNRSDLGAFQSLGIDEKEIKNLKKTDPMLDVKVRDFMCQNFYDIRTFGAVMTTFVKANLNCGQVRGPVQMGFAKSVDPILPQEITITRVAITTEEDAAKKGTEMGRKYIVPYGLYRVEGYVSANLARKVTGFSEEDLELLWKAILNMFENDHAAARGKMAVRKLIIFKHDSELGNAPSYKLFEAVKVARKPGVDLARAFSDYEVTLPEQLPEGVTCTCME